A genome region from Erigeron canadensis isolate Cc75 chromosome 3, C_canadensis_v1, whole genome shotgun sequence includes the following:
- the LOC122593241 gene encoding BTB/POZ domain-containing protein At4g30940 gives MAIQKDRVRLNVGGKIFETTSTTLAIAGRESYFGAMFDDNWELQLNSTCEEEHFIDRNPDCFLILLDLLRTGELYIPSNIPEKLVYREALFYGLMDHVRSAKWGQFDGNRLQHAKSVTGRAPGDGTAIRASPDGGCCVAHGSMVHIYDWMFEEHPPINLDYQRVNDAGWLGPTGLVISTCERLGRGQGGMGLFNSTTGELKYKFNVTHENVVKSYTAGALCFNEGYKLFSSCKGRSNEYGIGVWDQNTGQQVDFFYEPPGWSLGDADKLQWLNGSNCLLVATLFPRKDNCYISLLDFRSKSMVWSWSDMWSTANSDDRRVRDAIGMEENSSICVVNEFEDLGFMDLRRDPGSVRWSSRSRLMKGKMPDEPCYPKLALHEGQLFSSMNDCISVFCGSDWVLTSRLRRSFGGSICDFSIAGDRLFALHSEENVFDIWETPPPPIV, from the coding sequence ATGGCGATTCAAAAAGATCGAGTGAGGTTGAATGTTGGTGGCAAGATCTTTGAAACCACATCAACAACTTTAGCAATTGCTGGAAGAGAATCATATTTCGGTGCGATGTTTGATGATAATTGGGAACTTCAATTGAATTCCACATGTGAAGAAGAACACTTTATTGATAGGAACCCAGATTGTTTTTTAATCCTTTTAGACTTGTTAAGAACAGGGGAGCTTTATATTCCATCAAATATACCAGAAAAATTAGTATATAGAGAAGCCTTATTTTATGGGCTCATGGACCATGTTCGATCAGCCAAATGGGGCCAATTTGATGGCAACCGTCTCCAGCACGCAAAGTCCGTAACGGGTCGGGCACCAGGGGATGGCACGGCTATTCGGGCCTCCCCTGATGGCGGTTGTTGTGTGGCCCATGGTAGTATGGTCCACATTTATGATTGGATGTTTGAAGAACATCCACCAATTAACCTTGATTACCAACGGGTCAACGATGCAGGCTGGCTTGGCCCGACCGGGCTTGTGATTAGTACTTGTGAGCGGCTCGGACGTGGTCAAGGAGGGATGGGTTTGTTTAATTCGACAACCGGAGAGTTAAAGTATAAGTTTAATGTGACACACGAAAACGTTGTTAAAAGCTATACCGCGGGTGCCTTGTGTTTTAACGAGGGGTATAAATTGTTTTCGAGTTGTAAAGGTCGGAGTAATGAGTATGGGATCGGTGTTTGGGACCAAAACACGGGTCAACAAGTCGATTTCTTTTACGAGCCACCCGGGTGGTCACTTGGAGATGCTGATAAGCTGCAATGGTTGAATGGGTCAAATTGTTTGTTGGTAGCCACTTTGTTTCCTAGAAAAGACAATTGTTACATTAGTTTGCTAGACTTTAGGTCAAAGTCAATGGTTTGGTCTTGGTCTGACATGTGGTCTACAGCCAACAGTGACGACAGACGGGTTCGAGACGCGATTGGTATGGAAGAAAATAGCTCGATATGCGTGGTCAACGAGTTTGAGGATTTAGGTTTTATGGACTTGAGGCGTGACCCGGGTTCTGTTAGATGGAGCTCAAGGAGTCGGTTAATGAAGGGAAAAATGCCCGATGAGCCATGTTACCCTAAACTAGCACTACACGAGGGGCAATTGTTTTCGTCTATGAACGATTGTATCTCGGTGTTCTGTGGATCGGATTGGGTTCTAACGTCGAGGCTTAGAAGGAGTTTTGGGGGATCGATATGTGATTTTTCGATAGCGGGCGATCGGCTTTTTGCTCTTCATAGTGAGGAAAACGTGTTTGATATTTGGGAAACTCCTCCTCCACCCATTGTGTGA